AGGGTATTGATATAATACAAATTCCGTCAAATGTATTAGATCAACGATTTGAAAAGGCTACGGTTTTTGAATTAGCTAAACGTATGGGGAAACAGATATATATACGCAGCGTATTTTTACAGGGACTACTTTTAATGAGAATTGAAGATATCCCTCGTAATTTGTCATTTGCAATACCGACTCTTAAAAAAATTGAAGCGGTCGCAAAGGCTATAGGTTTATCAAAGCATGAAATAGCACTTTCATATATAAAATTTACATACCCAACAGCAAAGGTAGTTTTCGGAGCAGAGTCATCTTCACAGGTTAAAGAGAATTGTTCTATTTGGCAAAAAACATTACAAAATAATTGGGTGCCAAGGATTCGCAACATTTTTGTTGATGTTGATGAGAGAATTTTAAATCCATCATTATGGGTAAGGGCATAAAATACCTATGATAGCTGCAATTGTTCAAGCAAGAATGGCCTCATCCAGACTCCCGGGCAAAGTCTTGAAAGAGGTCATGGGAAAACCTCTTCTCGCTTATTTAATCGAAAGGTTAAGTTTTTCCAAACTATTAGATAAAATTATTTTGGCAACCACAACAAACAAAGAAGACGATGATATTATCAGTTTTGCCGTAAAAGAAAAGATCCTTTTTTATCGTGGTTCAGAAAATGATGTATTAGATCGATATTATAAAGCTGCTAAGGAATTCCAGATTGGGCATATTGTGCGGATTACTTCTGACTGCCCACTTATTGATCCGTATTTGTGTGATAAAATGATAAGCGTATGCTTAAATGCAAAAACCGATTATGTTTATACGGGGCCGACGTTTGCAGAAGGTCTTGACTGCGAAGTATTATCTTTTAAGGCACTTGAGAAAGCATGGAAAGAATCTATATTAAAGTCAGAGCGAGAACATGTTACGTTTTATATATACAATCATCCAGAATTGTTTAATCATATTGTTTTGCACAATGAGACTGATGACAGCAAATATCGATTTACCGTTGATGAACCAGAAGATTATGCAGTTGTGAAGAAAATAATTGAAAAACTATACCGCAAAGGTTTGAAACCTTTTCCCGCCTCAGAAATAAAAGATTTTCTTGACAAAAACCCCGATATTTTTAGTTTGAATGCACGCATTCTACGGAACGAAGGCTTGCTTAAGTCAAAAAGCGAAGATTAAGATCCATGCACTTATAAATAGTTGAAACACGCGGGTAGTTGTGCAAAGATTGCCAATTGAGGGCGAACTTATGAATATTAACAATGAGTTTAGATCAGAAAGAATCTACCTTAGAGAACTAAGACACAGTGATGTTACTGAGCGCTATCTCTCTTGGTTTCGTGATGCTGATGTGATACGTTTTCTGGAGGTACGGGATTTGAAGTATAAAGAAGTTATAGAACATATGGATTATGGAAGAAAGACAGGCACATATTTCATGTATGCCATATGCGTTAATGAGAATAATTTGCATATTGGAAACCTAAAAATTGGCCCCATATCGGGAAGGCATGGCCTTTCCGATATGGTAATTGTCATAGGAGACAAAACTTATTGGGGCAAGGGTCTATCCACTGAATCAATAAAACTTGGTGTAAAGATTGCTTTCGATGTTTATAAAATACGAAAACTTTCTGCAAGTATGTATTCTGATAATATAGGATCAATCAAATCATACATCAAAGCAGGGTGGTTTGAGGAAGCAAGGCTAAAAGCACACGGCATCATAGATGAAAAACTTGTTGATGGGGTATACGTCGCTTGTTTTAATCCAAAACAGCATGATAAATGATAAACTCGAAAATCATTTTATGTCTTTGTGATGGCGGTTACGATATTGGGTTTGGCCACGCCAGCAGGGTTCTCTCTATCGCCGAAGCCTTTGCGGAAAGTGGCTGGCATCCACAATTTACAGGACGACTCCATGACGGGTCAGACAACATGGTTCGGGCAGCAGGGTTCAAAACATCTATCCGGGCGATGATTACTGGCACTGAAGATCCGGAGGATACGATTCGTATTTGCCGGAGTTCGGTTGCCGCTGCCCAAGTGGTGGATTCTTACTCATTGCGGCCAGGATATCTCCGGAAACTTGGTCGTGCAGCTCCAATTTTACTAATAGACGATTACGGTGACCTGGATGAGTATCCCTGTGCGACTATACTTAATCCTGGGTTTAATCAAGGGGACCGGGAGTATCCGTTTGAAGTTCCTGTGCTGACCGGTCCTGGCTTCATTCCGCTACGACGGGCTTTCCGCCGTTTGCGGGCAAAAATGCGGGTTCAAGCCGAAAAAGTCCGACGCGTATTGGTGTTTCTTGGCGGAGGCGATCAGAAGCAGATGACAAAGCGTGTGGTACGAGCCCTGAAGACTCTCGACGTATCGTTGACGTTACGGGTGGTGGTGGGTCAGGCTTATCCAGAACTTGCCGCATTGGTGAAAGAGGTTTCAGCTTTTGCCCCGGACTCTCGAGTGCTGGTGCAATTGCCTGACCTTGCCGAAGAAATGGCGGCGGCGGATCTCTGCATTGTGGCTGGCGGATCGACTAAATACGAAGCCGCTTATCTTGGTGTTCCTTGCCTGGCAATTCCAATAAACGAAAGTCAGAGGCCTGAGACGGAGCTGTTTGATGATCTTGGCCTGGCCATTAATTGCGGATTGGCTGATGAACTCTCTGATGAAGCACTGGCAAGAACGGTTAACAGTATGCTTAAGGATGCCGGGCACCTGGCGGCAATGTCGAGGCGGGGGCTAACCACATTTCCGAATGACCCGACAAGGCCTATCATAGAGGCATTTGTCAAACAATTATAAGAAATTCGGCTAAAGACTGTTTATAATTCGAGGCCAGAGTTCAGAGTTAGGAGAATGGAAAATGACTTGTGAAGGCAAAAAGTTACTCTTTCTTGGTGGGGCCCTTTATCAGGTGCCAGCCTTAAGGCGAGCGAAAGAGTTGGGCTGTTACGTTATACTTGCAGACAGGGATACCGAAGTGCCTGGCCGCGCCTATGCTGATGAGTTCCTTGCGATCTCCACCGCTGACCAGGAGAGGATACTCCAAGCCGCTCTCCAGCATAAGATTGATGGAATTATGACCTATGCGTCAGATTCTTCTGTGGCTACTGTGGCTTTCGTTGCGCAAGAGCTGGGTTTGCCGGGTAACCCTCCTGTGGCAGCGGAAACCATCCGACGCAAGGACCTGTTTCGCGAATTTCAGCGCGAGCACAGCTTGCCTCACCCGCGATTTGCTCGAGCCTCTTCGTTAGCTGCTGCAGTTGATGCGATGAATGACCTGACTTTTCCACTGGTGTTAAAGCCGGTTGATTCTGCGGGCACAAGAGGCCACAGTGTCATTTACGGGCGCAATGAAGTG
The DNA window shown above is from Pseudomonadota bacterium and carries:
- a CDS encoding glycosyltransferase family protein, encoding MIAAIVQARMASSRLPGKVLKEVMGKPLLAYLIERLSFSKLLDKIILATTTNKEDDDIISFAVKEKILFYRGSENDVLDRYYKAAKEFQIGHIVRITSDCPLIDPYLCDKMISVCLNAKTDYVYTGPTFAEGLDCEVLSFKALEKAWKESILKSEREHVTFYIYNHPELFNHIVLHNETDDSKYRFTVDEPEDYAVVKKIIEKLYRKGLKPFPASEIKDFLDKNPDIFSLNARILRNEGLLKSKSED
- a CDS encoding GNAT family protein, with amino-acid sequence MNINNEFRSERIYLRELRHSDVTERYLSWFRDADVIRFLEVRDLKYKEVIEHMDYGRKTGTYFMYAICVNENNLHIGNLKIGPISGRHGLSDMVIVIGDKTYWGKGLSTESIKLGVKIAFDVYKIRKLSASMYSDNIGSIKSYIKAGWFEEARLKAHGIIDEKLVDGVYVACFNPKQHDK
- the pseG gene encoding UDP-2,4-diacetamido-2,4,6-trideoxy-beta-L-altropyranose hydrolase → MINSKIILCLCDGGYDIGFGHASRVLSIAEAFAESGWHPQFTGRLHDGSDNMVRAAGFKTSIRAMITGTEDPEDTIRICRSSVAAAQVVDSYSLRPGYLRKLGRAAPILLIDDYGDLDEYPCATILNPGFNQGDREYPFEVPVLTGPGFIPLRRAFRRLRAKMRVQAEKVRRVLVFLGGGDQKQMTKRVVRALKTLDVSLTLRVVVGQAYPELAALVKEVSAFAPDSRVLVQLPDLAEEMAAADLCIVAGGSTKYEAAYLGVPCLAIPINESQRPETELFDDLGLAINCGLADELSDEALARTVNSMLKDAGHLAAMSRRGLTTFPNDPTRPIIEAFVKQL